The window TTGTTCCTATCAGGTTGAGCGCAGTCGAAACCTTTGTTCCCGACTGCGCCCGAGCTGATTATATGGTTTCTTCGATTTCTTCAGAAACAGCCGGCGTAGCTTCAGTGTCCTCCAGCACATTATATTTGTTTAACTGTTCTTCCTCACCTGTAAAATAAGGGAAAACATCTAATATCGGAGATTCAGCAATGGAAGGAATCGAATAATCACTCATTGTTTCTTTCATTACCTCAGTAGTATTTTCAAAAGCTTCTTTTATATCATTTGCCTGAATGAGCATGTAGATATTTGTTTTACGTTCCTTTCCGCTTTTTTCATCGAGGGTAATCAGGCTTACTTTGGTTTTAAACCAGCGATCGGAATTTTCAAAAGGATGTACCTCCGAGAAATTGGCAACTTTTATATTCATAATCTGAAACTCTTCGCTTGTTAATTCTGCCATGATCTCATTAATTCTCGTTTCCGCTTCTGTAAACGAAACAGAGTCAAGCAGGTAAGTTTCAGACGTTATTTTTTGTTCTCCGGTTTCATAGGTTTTACTGTATTTTACTTTGCATTCGTACCAGGTTACACTCATATTCTTTTAATTTTTTAGAGCGCCAAATGTAAAATTTTAACCTATGTTTAAACACGAATTTTGGTTTTAGTTGTTCACAATTTGATTTTTACAGACAAGAGTTATGGAATATCTCAAAGAGATAGAACCAGGGAAAGAAATAGGACATTTTTCTTTAATCAGGTAATGGATTTATGAGTTTTAGAATGCAATAACTTACTGATAATAAGTTGTTAAAATCAAATCTAGTTAAGTGTTACTTCAATTAATACAGAACAGGTATTTAGTTCATTACTATGAGGTTATGTCGTTAAACTAATGGTAGACCAAAGGATAATCAGAACCGCCGTAGGTGTCCCTGATGGGTACCGCCTCAGGGAAGCATCCGTTCATAATGATTTGCTGTTTGAGCATGTTTTAGATTTAAAACATGTGAATTCAGATCATTAACGAAGAAGAATATTCAAAACTACCGTAAGATCATCATATTTCGATTGTCACTCCATACAGGCCCGGGGTTTGTTAACCCTTGCGACGACCTTATTAGTCATTATTCAATTCATCTTTCAATGCGTGGTTAAAAACAGGAATTATCATAAATTTATACCCTCATACTATTTAAAATCATAAAATATCAGTGAGTGTAACACCCGGCTTTTTAGATCGTTTATTCTTGTTATTTGGAAGTATAGGAGTCGTATTGTCCCTTACCGCAGGGGTGGTGCTAACTTTGAAATCCCGATTATCGGGTAAAAACGATCATAATCCATTGTGGAACGTTTTCCTGGCGATCTACCTGCTGACCTTCGGGTTGCGGATGGGCAAGTCGTTGTTTCACTACTATTACACCATCACCCCGACAGTTCACACCCTCTTTTTAAGTCTCTTTTTTGCCATCGGGCCTTCCGTTTGGTTATATACCCTTACCATCACCCGACCACATAAAAAGTTTCGTCCGCTTGGCTTATATTCTCATTACCTCGTACTGCTGTTAGCCATATTGCTGAGTCCGGTGATTCCCGAATACGGCTCGCCTTACGCCTGGGTGTTTTATCTTGTTTTGTTTGTACACGGGTTCTTATACTGTTTTTATACGCTGTATTGGGTCCGTAAAAACAAGGGCTTATATCCAAATGATGAGAAAGGGAGGAAGCTTAGAAACTGGTTGTTGCTTCTTACTGTCGCTACTTTGGCGATATTGAGCAATGCCATAGGCATTTATTACGAGCTTATACCGTTTTATCCGGGGAGTGCTTTGGTGTTTACCGTAGTGATGATCGTTCTAATCACCTATATGCTAAAAAACTTATGGCTGTTAAAACCGATCCCTCAGAAGTATAAAGGCTCGGAACTGACTGCTTCTTTTATGGCGGTACATGAAAAGCAGCTGAACCGGCTCATGGCAGAAGAAAAATTGTTCTTGCAACCCGAGCTGACCCTTCAAAAACTAAGTGAGCAGATGGAGATAACCTCCAAACAATTATCGCAACTCATCAACCAGACGAAGGATAAAAATTACTCCTTGTATATTTCCGAACTCCGGGTAAGGGAAGCCATGAAAATCATGGAAAACGAGCAATACAAAGACTATAAAATAGCAGCGATAGCCTACGAAAGTGGCTTCAATAGTATTTCTTCCTTTAATGCCGCTTTTAAGAAAATTACGAGGCAGACTCCCGTGGCTTACCGAAATTCTTTGGCTGAATCGGCCGAATAGTATGCCAGAATCATGATGTAAGTAGTTTTTATGCACTGTGAAGCAGATTTTTGCATAAAATTTACAATTCACTCCTATGGTCATACCGTTGATAATTTACTTCGTTATCATACAAATCATTCATTTTTTAAGCAGCTGGAAGCTTTATAAACTGGCAGGGATACCGTGGTGGTATGCTATGATTCCCGTCTATAACGCCATCGTATTAATGAACATCATAAAGCGTCCCCCATGGTGGACGATACTATTATTCCTTCCCGTCATTAACCTGATCATGTTTCCTGTTATTTGGGTAGAAACCATCAGGAGTTTCGGGAAGGTCGGCACTTTCGACACCTGGCTGGTGATACTCTCGCTGGGATTTTACATTACCTATTTAAACTATAATCCGGCTTCCCTGGAGTATCGCCCGGACAGAAGCCTGAAACCGCGCACAGGAACAGGGGAGTGGATGAGTTCGATTTTATTTGCCGTGATAGCGGCTACCATTGTACATACTTATATCATCCAACCCTTTGTTATTCCCACATCGTCTATGGAGAAATCGATGTTGGTGGGCGACTTCCTATTTGTCAGCAAGGTACATTACGGTGCCCGAACCCCGATCACCGCTCTGGCATTGCCTATGGTTCACGATACCATTCCCTTACTTAAAACCAAATCGTATGTGTTTAGTGATGATGCTACCAAACACCAATCTTCATGGCTGAACAGCTTCCAGTTACCTTATTTCAGATGGCCCGGCTTTCAGCAAATAGAAAGGAATGATATAGTGGTGTTTAACCAGCCTGCGGACACCCTCCGGGATATGAATAATTTTCATCCCGATCGCAGTTACCTGAAACCCATCGATAAAAAAACGAACCTGGTAAAACGCTGCGTAGGGCTGCCGGGCGATACCTTAAGTCTGCACGATGGTTATGTATATATCAACGGAACAAAGACCGATAGCGAGCTTGAAAACCAATTGCAGTTTTCTTATATAGTACAGACCAACGGGAGCACCTTGTCGAAAGGCTATATGTATGATCGCTTTGGGGTTACGGACGATTTCGGCGCGATACAACCGGGGTTCTATTATTTTAAATCCCTGACCCGGGAAACAGTAAAAAAAATGCGTAAGAACCCGAATATAGTGGAGATAAAGCGGATCGTAGCCGACGGTAGTTCAGCATCAGAGCCTGTTTATCCTTATCCTGCTGTAAGTAACAATACCGTAGACGAGTATGCACCGATCTATATTCCGAAAAAGGGACAGCGTATCGGTATCAACCTGCAAACATTACTCCTTTACAAACGTGTTATTACAACATACGAGGGTAATACCCTGAAAGTGAACGATAATGCTATTTATATCAACGGCAAAAAGACCGACACCTATACTTTTAAACAAGATTATTACTGGATGATGGGCGATAACAGGCATAACTCTATCGATTCGCGGTTTTGGGGTTTTGTGCCTTTTGACCATGTGGTAGGGAAACCGGTACTTACCTGGTTAAGCTGGGATAAAGAAGGGAAAAAAATCCGCTGGAAACGCCTTTTTACCACCGTAAATAAAAAAGGAAAACAAAGGTCTTATGCGTGGGTATTGGGAATTCTGCTATTGGGCTATTTTGCTTATTATGGGTATAGAAAATGGTCTTTAAAGCGGACTTCGAAATACTAGCAGGAGTTGAGTCGAATACGAGAATTATAATGTGTAGCAAAAGGTTTAGCTTTTTTTGGTGTGGCCAAGCGATGGCAATTATTCGCAAAATATATATTGTTTTTAAAGGAGCTCATGAATGCTTCGCATTTGTTTTTAAAAATAAATACCATCAGCAGGATGTTCCTTATTTAGTACTAAAGCCAGAAACCGAATGTTTAATGACCCAAGTTCCAATTATTCTAATGAAAACAAATGCTTCTGGGATATTTTACATAATGTAGAATTATAGCTTACAAATGACCAGCCATAATTTTTTTAAAATCTTTAAAATCCAATGTTTACGGGTATTCTTTACGTGAAAATGGTTGACACTGATGTAATTAAAATTACAGTTGTTATAGGTATGTTGTTTCATTGATTATCTATTTTAAAACTAATATAATAATTTTTTATTCATTTGTCCTATAATTTATATTATGTAAAATAGAATATTTATAAAGAAACCCACAACTACAGCATTGCTTTGCTGTGGGCTTTTTATATGCTTGTTATCTTTTACTCCATAATCATATCAAAAACACCTTTTGTCAGGAATACGGCATTTGGTTCGAAACTATCTGTATTCTTGATTTCGATATAGCCGTTCGATACATTTCCAACTTTAATCGGGACTTGTTTATATAAAGTGTCATTGGTACGTATAAGTCCATAATAATCATTGTCTATTTTAACAGCTGCTTCTTCGGGTAAAGCATTCAGCGTATCTTGTGTGGTAATGATTTCAACTTCTACATACATTCCCGGCGCAAATAATTCAGTATCCTGAGCTTCTTTAAGGTCAATATAAACACTTGCAGTCCGGTTTTGCTCATCGATTGCTTTATTAATAAGTTTTACTGTACCGTTATAACTTTTCTCTGCATCATTCTGTACATTGAACCTAACTAATTGTCCTGTTTTTAATGATGGTAAACTCTTTTCAAACACCTGTGTTTTAATCTGTAAATGCCTGGTATCGGTAATACTAAGCGCTACATCTGACGGATTAAGATATTCGCCTTTCTGTGTGTTTAAAGCAGTAATATACCCATTTATTGGCGCCAATACACCTATGGTAGATCGTAAGTTGGTGGCATCTAAAGTATTCGGATTGATCTTCATTAACCTTAATTGCTTCTTTAGTGATTCGTATTGTGCCTTGATAACACTATAATCGGCCTCAGCTTTTAAGAGGTTCTTTTCGGAAGTAATCTGGTCTTTCATTAACTGTTGCTGCCTTTTGTACTCCGCATTCAGGTATGTTAACTGTCCTTTTGCTTCTAGAAAACGTTGTTGTACCTGGATGTAATCAGGATTTTCCAGTGTAAACAATAACTGTCCCTTGCGTACTTTATCGCCCGGCAATAACGATAACTCCTTTACATATCCCGAAAAATAAACACTAACCGAAGCTTTGCTATTTGGTGGTACAGTGAAAATACCATTGGCTTTTACCGTGCGGTTAAAGGCTCTCGGAGTTATTTTACCAACTTCCATCTGTGCCGCTTTAAACTGACTTTCCTTAATACTGATCAGATCATTTGCAGCATCTTGCTCCGGAATATTAATTGCTTTTTTAGTAAGGTCCTTCCCTCCTTCTGAATTACACGAGCTAAGTGTAAATACCGGAATCGCCAGTAGTAAAGCTGACCGAAACAGGATGTTTGTTATTTTCATTTTATATTGGCGTATCATTCTGTTATATAGTTTAGTTCGAGTACTGTTTTGTTGTAATTATATAAAGTTTCCAGTCGTTTAATTTCGATGTCACGTGCATTTTCGAGTAATTGTACGTACTGTAAAAAGTCAATTTCACCACTTTTATAGGCCTTAGATGCACTTAATGTAAGCTGATCGGCCATTTTTTTACCGGTTTCCTGATAGTATGAAAGGATGTGGTTATACTTTTCGAGATCGGCTTTTAGCTTCTCATCCCTCGATTGTAATCGCGCCTGATAATCCTGAATCTCATGATCGCTGATATCTTTTTGTGCTTTGGCTGCTTTTATTTTAGACGACTGATTGAAAAACCAGAGTGGAACGGTAACTCCTGCCTGGAAACCTCTGTATGTTTTTGCTCCGGCAAGACTATTTGTGCCCTGAAAAAACGATACCTCAATATCGGGTAATAAATTTTGTCGTTCCATTGATAGTTCTAAAGCCGATAATCGTTGTTTTTCGCGATAGTAGTTGATTCCGGGGTGACTGAGAGAATCTGTTTTCTCATACTCCAAACGCATCATGTCTGTTTCCAAGGCAGTAACAGCCTCCTCTGTTTGCAGAAGCTTTCTTAGTTCTAATATCGATTTTTCGTGTTCCTTCAGGCATTGCGTTAATAAGATGGATACCTCTTTTTGCTTTGTTTCAGCAGTCAGCTGCTCAAGCATATTGGTAGCCCCCAGCTCAAACTTACGTGTTGCTGCTTTAGCAAATGCTTTATACAAACTATCCAGATAGGTGTATTGGTCGATGAGCTGTTGCTGATATACAATCTGCATATAAGCGGTTGACACCTCCTTTTTAAGCAGACGTTCCTGTATATAGTAGGCCTGTTGAGCCATTGCGGATTCCTGTTTCAATGCTTTTCTACGTGTACCGTAGATGGTAGGGAATCTCATCTGCTGACTAACACCGAATACCCGTAATGCCTCTCCGTTTTCAGCTATATTGTTCTCGTCGTACTGGTAATAAACCTGTGGTTTTTCGAGATTAAATGCATTGCCTTCCAGATGCTCTGCCTGTTTCACTTTTTGCTGAGCGGCCCGGATACCGTGATTATTCTCAAGAGCCATATCAATAGCTTGTTCTAAACTAACCGTTTTTTGCTGCGACATACCTATAACGGGCAATAGCAATACAAGTAATGCTCCTATTTTTTTAGCCTTAAACGGTTTGAATTGCTGTTTTGTATCGAACCAGGCATACAATACCGGCAATACAACAAGGGTCAGTAAGGTAGCCGTTACCAATCCACCTACCACAACGGTTGCTAACGGACGTTGTACTTCTGCTCCTGCAGAGCCGGATATGGCCATCGGCAGAAAGCCCAGTGCAGCAGCTGATGCTGTGAGTAATACCGGCCGTAGCCTGTTTCTGGTTCCGGTTAAAATACGCTTGTGAATATTGCTCATTCCGTGTGCTTTTAATTCTTTAAATTCTTCTATCAGAACAATTCCGTTTAATACCGCAATCCCGAACAATGCTATAAATCCCACTCCCGCAGAGATGCTAAATGGCATTCCCCGTAGATAAAGAAGGAGTACGCCTCCGATAGCCGCCAGTGGAATGGCACTGTAAATCATCAGGGCCTCTTTTACCGAATTGAAGGCAAAATAAAGTAGTATGAATATGAGTACTAAAGCAATAGGTACCGCAATCTTAAGTCGCTGTGAAGCAGCCTGTAAATTTTCGAATTGTCCGCCATAACTAATCGTATATCCCGGTGGCAGATTGATTTCCTTATTAATGACTTCTCGGACATCATTTACAACCGATTCCAGGTCTCGGTTACGAACATTGATACCTACCACAATACGACGCTTGGTATTATCTCTGGAAATCTTCGCAGGACCTTTGGTATAATTAATATCAGCAAACTCACTTAGTGGTAATGAACGTCCATCAGGAAGGGTTATAGATGCGGTTTCGAGATGTTGTATATCGTTTCGGTGCTTCTGATCGAATCGCACTACCAGGTCGAATTGTTTCTCTCCCTCAAATACGGTTCCGGCGCTGGCTCCTGCAAAGCCCATAGTGACAATTCGGTTAAGGTCTTCTATATTCAATCCATATTTGGCGATCTTCTGCCTGTTGTAGGTTACCGACATCTGTGGTAATCCTGCAATTTTCTCCACAGAAATATCTGCAGCACCTTCTACATCCGTTATCGCCTTTTGTATTTCAAGGGCTTTTTTATATAGTATATCGAGATCTTCTCCGAAAACTTTAATAGCCACATCGGCACGAACTCCTGTAATGAGTTCGTTAAAACGCATTTCAATAGGTTGCGTAAATTCGTAATCGACTCCAGGGATCTCACGGGTTAAAGCCTCTTTAAACTTATCGGCCAGTTCGTCTTTTGTTTCTGCCGAAGTCCACGTGCTTTTAGGGTTGAGTTTGATCATGACATCGCTCTCCTCCATCGACATCGGATCGGTAGGTACTTCTGCAGCTCCTATTCTCGTTACTACCTGGTCTACTTCAGGAAAGGTCTTAAGAATCTGCTCCATTTTAGTAGTTGCTTCGATAGTCCTGCTTAACGAGGTACCGGTTTTAAGAACCGGCTGAATAACAAAATCTCCTTCATCGAGTGTTGGTACGAACTCCCCTCCCATTCTCGAAAACAACCATCCGGTTCCAATAAGCAGGATAGCAGCCATAGCGAAAACCACTTTTCGCTTTTTTAATGCCCATAATATTACAGGACGGTAGCTGTTTTCTAGCCATGTTATGAGTCGTTTGGAGATGGTATTTTTATTCGGATCTCCCGGTTTGATAAATACCGAAGCCATTACCGGTACATAGGTAAAACACAAGATCATCGCTCCGATAAGAGCAAAGCAAAAGACCAGTGCCATTGGTATAAACATCTTTCCTTCAACATTCGTTAACGATAAAATCGGAATAAATACAATAATGATGATAAGTTGGCCGAATACAGCCGAATTCATCATTTTAGTAGCCCCCTGAAAGGTGATTTTATCAATAAGTTTCTGTCTTTCTACTTTAGGTAATTGGAGGATTTGATTTCTCTGGCTCGTAATCCGGAAGGCAATAAACTCAACAATAATTACAGAGCCGTCTACAATAATTCCGAAATCGATAGCACCGAGACTCATTAAGTTGGCATCGACGCCGAAGATATACATCAGTGAAAGAGCAAACAACAGACACAAAGGTATTACCGAAGCTACAACAAGTCCCGAACGGAAGTTACCCAGCAGCAGAACCACCACAAATATCACAATCAGACACCCCAGGATAAGGTTTTCGGCAATAGTGAAAGTTGTTTTGGAGATAAGTTCACTACGCTCAAGGAAAGCATTTATTTTTACGCCCTCCGGTAATGTTAATTGTAACTCTGCTACACGGGCCTTAACCGCTTTTATTACTTCATTTGAATCAGCTCCCTTTAACATCATTACCTGTCCGAGGACTTTTTCACCTTCCCCGTTTCCGGTAATGGCTCCAAAACGATTGGCATGTCCAAAACCAACGGTAGCAATATCTTTAATGTATATTGGAACTCCATTCCGGTTATCAACTACGATGTTTTCGATATCCGGTATATTGTTTACCAGGCCCTCACCTCTTACAAAATAGGTCTGGTTTACTTTTTCTATATACCCTCCACCGGCAACGCTGTTATTGTTTTTTAAAGCGTCATACACTTCAAAAACAGAAACATTCATGGCTCTTAATCGCTCTGGATTGATGGCCACCTCATACTGTTTCAGGTATCCCCCCCAGGTATTTACTTCAACGACCCCGGGAATACCTGATAGCTGCCGCTTTACGATCCAGTCCTGAATTGTTCTCAGGTCAGCTAAGGAATATTTGTCCCTGTGCTCAGCATCTACATCAATAACATACTGATAAATTTCTCCAAGACCTGTAGTAATAGGCCCCATAAATGGCGAGCCGAAACCTTCCGGTATTTTTTCTTCCGCATTTTTAATCTTCTCTGCAATTAACTGTCGTGGCAGATAAGTACCTATTTTATCATCAAATACGATCGTAACTACCGACAAGCCGAATTTGGAAATCGATCTGATTTCTTTTACACCGGGCAGATTGGTCATTTCGAGTTCTACCGGATACGTCAGAAACTTTTCAACATCTTCGGTTGCCAGGTTTTTGGAAGTGGTAATTACCTGTACCTGGTTGTTCGTAATGTCCGGTACTGCTCCAATAGGAATATTAGACAGTGCATACAACCCATAACCTACGATTCCTGCCGTAAATAGGAATATAATAAGTTTATGGCGTATACTGTATTGAATAATCTTTTCTAGCATTTTGGCTATTATTTAGTATTAGCCAAATGTAGTTTTCCTATCTAAAGCTATTCTAAGTGCTTTCTTAAGATTCGCTTAAAATACGATGGTGAAAGTCGTGCCGTGATGTAATTCACTTTTTATATTAATCTTAGCCTGAATGGCATCTGCGGCCTTTTTAACTATGGATAGTCCGAGTCCGTTACCTTTAATATCCTTGTGGTTTAAAGCGTCGGATCGGAAGAAGGAATTAAAAAGTTTATCCATATCATCCTTTTTAATTCCGATTCCCTGATCCTGAACGGTACAGATAATTTCGGAATTCTTTTGATGAATACGGATATTGATGGCTTGTTCGCTATTTGAATATTTAATGGCATTATGGATAACATTTTCCATAATAAGCATGGTGTAGTACTGCGGGGTATGAAGTTCAAGTTCGGGGTTAAAATCTACATGAATATGTAAGTTTTTCTCCTGAATAAGCTGTTTGTTTCTCATAAGGATTTCATCGATAACAGTAGGAAGACTCACTTCCATTCCGGCATCGAGACTTTTACCCGAATCTATACGAGCCAGCAATAGTAACTGGTCTATAGTCTCCGACATGCGGTTGATTTCCTTTAAACTGTATTGTACTTTTTCTACATATTGGTCATGAGTCCTTTCTTTTCGAATAAGTACTTCAAGAGTCCCTCTAAGAGCCGCTAAAGGGGTACGCAATTCATGTGATGCATCAGATGTAAATTGACGTTCCCGTTCGATGGCATTTTCAATCCGCTGCAACAGCTCATTAAAATTGGCTGACAATTCATAGAGTTCATCCTTATGCTGCGGTAAATTAACCCGTTCATTTAAGTTATTCTTTGTAATCCGTTTGGTAGTGTTCGATATTTCAGAAATAGGAAGTATACTGCGACCGGCGAGATACCTCGATATAAAATAAAGTCCAATCAACACAGTTAAAAAAGAAAAAATAAGCACATTTTTTAGTTTCAGGATTACCATTTTAGACGATTCCATCGACATAGCTGCCAGGATATAACCCTTCGTTTCTCCGTTCTGTTCTATTGGAATCTGTACTTGCCGTATGGCCTGATTATGAAGCTCTGCATTAATATGATCTCTGCTGGTGGCATGATTTCGATACGCAAGACTTTCATGTTTAAGATTTGGGGATTTATCCATTAATTTCCCTTCTTTATCAATAATTTGAAGGAATACAGGATTCACCTGAACCTCTTTATGTTCTTTTTCTTCCCATTCGAGCTTATTTATAAATTTCAGACTGTCACCAACGATAATAATTTCATCTGTATGTCTATGAGCTTCATATGCCAAATCACTATCGAGGTTGTGGTATACAGTGCTTCTTACCACAAAGAATATAACGCTGAAAATAATCAGCATAATAACCGCAGTGGCGATCATATAATGTAATGCAATCCTATTTTTAAAACTTAA of the Zhouia spongiae genome contains:
- a CDS encoding DUF4494 domain-containing protein, whose protein sequence is MSVTWYECKVKYSKTYETGEQKITSETYLLDSVSFTEAETRINEIMAELTSEEFQIMNIKVANFSEVHPFENSDRWFKTKVSLITLDEKSGKERKTNIYMLIQANDIKEAFENTTEVMKETMSDYSIPSIAESPILDVFPYFTGEEEQLNKYNVLEDTEATPAVSEEIEETI
- a CDS encoding helix-turn-helix domain-containing protein, which gives rise to MSVTPGFLDRLFLLFGSIGVVLSLTAGVVLTLKSRLSGKNDHNPLWNVFLAIYLLTFGLRMGKSLFHYYYTITPTVHTLFLSLFFAIGPSVWLYTLTITRPHKKFRPLGLYSHYLVLLLAILLSPVIPEYGSPYAWVFYLVLFVHGFLYCFYTLYWVRKNKGLYPNDEKGRKLRNWLLLLTVATLAILSNAIGIYYELIPFYPGSALVFTVVMIVLITYMLKNLWLLKPIPQKYKGSELTASFMAVHEKQLNRLMAEEKLFLQPELTLQKLSEQMEITSKQLSQLINQTKDKNYSLYISELRVREAMKIMENEQYKDYKIAAIAYESGFNSISSFNAAFKKITRQTPVAYRNSLAESAE
- the lepB gene encoding signal peptidase I, whose protein sequence is MVIPLIIYFVIIQIIHFLSSWKLYKLAGIPWWYAMIPVYNAIVLMNIIKRPPWWTILLFLPVINLIMFPVIWVETIRSFGKVGTFDTWLVILSLGFYITYLNYNPASLEYRPDRSLKPRTGTGEWMSSILFAVIAATIVHTYIIQPFVIPTSSMEKSMLVGDFLFVSKVHYGARTPITALALPMVHDTIPLLKTKSYVFSDDATKHQSSWLNSFQLPYFRWPGFQQIERNDIVVFNQPADTLRDMNNFHPDRSYLKPIDKKTNLVKRCVGLPGDTLSLHDGYVYINGTKTDSELENQLQFSYIVQTNGSTLSKGYMYDRFGVTDDFGAIQPGFYYFKSLTRETVKKMRKNPNIVEIKRIVADGSSASEPVYPYPAVSNNTVDEYAPIYIPKKGQRIGINLQTLLLYKRVITTYEGNTLKVNDNAIYINGKKTDTYTFKQDYYWMMGDNRHNSIDSRFWGFVPFDHVVGKPVLTWLSWDKEGKKIRWKRLFTTVNKKGKQRSYAWVLGILLLGYFAYYGYRKWSLKRTSKY
- a CDS encoding efflux RND transporter periplasmic adaptor subunit: MIRQYKMKITNILFRSALLLAIPVFTLSSCNSEGGKDLTKKAINIPEQDAANDLISIKESQFKAAQMEVGKITPRAFNRTVKANGIFTVPPNSKASVSVYFSGYVKELSLLPGDKVRKGQLLFTLENPDYIQVQQRFLEAKGQLTYLNAEYKRQQQLMKDQITSEKNLLKAEADYSVIKAQYESLKKQLRLMKINPNTLDATNLRSTIGVLAPINGYITALNTQKGEYLNPSDVALSITDTRHLQIKTQVFEKSLPSLKTGQLVRFNVQNDAEKSYNGTVKLINKAIDEQNRTASVYIDLKEAQDTELFAPGMYVEVEIITTQDTLNALPEEAAVKIDNDYYGLIRTNDTLYKQVPIKVGNVSNGYIEIKNTDSFEPNAVFLTKGVFDMIME
- a CDS encoding CusA/CzcA family heavy metal efflux RND transporter; this translates as MLEKIIQYSIRHKLIIFLFTAGIVGYGLYALSNIPIGAVPDITNNQVQVITTSKNLATEDVEKFLTYPVELEMTNLPGVKEIRSISKFGLSVVTIVFDDKIGTYLPRQLIAEKIKNAEEKIPEGFGSPFMGPITTGLGEIYQYVIDVDAEHRDKYSLADLRTIQDWIVKRQLSGIPGVVEVNTWGGYLKQYEVAINPERLRAMNVSVFEVYDALKNNNSVAGGGYIEKVNQTYFVRGEGLVNNIPDIENIVVDNRNGVPIYIKDIATVGFGHANRFGAITGNGEGEKVLGQVMMLKGADSNEVIKAVKARVAELQLTLPEGVKINAFLERSELISKTTFTIAENLILGCLIVIFVVVLLLGNFRSGLVVASVIPLCLLFALSLMYIFGVDANLMSLGAIDFGIIVDGSVIIVEFIAFRITSQRNQILQLPKVERQKLIDKITFQGATKMMNSAVFGQLIIIIVFIPILSLTNVEGKMFIPMALVFCFALIGAMILCFTYVPVMASVFIKPGDPNKNTISKRLITWLENSYRPVILWALKKRKVVFAMAAILLIGTGWLFSRMGGEFVPTLDEGDFVIQPVLKTGTSLSRTIEATTKMEQILKTFPEVDQVVTRIGAAEVPTDPMSMEESDVMIKLNPKSTWTSAETKDELADKFKEALTREIPGVDYEFTQPIEMRFNELITGVRADVAIKVFGEDLDILYKKALEIQKAITDVEGAADISVEKIAGLPQMSVTYNRQKIAKYGLNIEDLNRIVTMGFAGASAGTVFEGEKQFDLVVRFDQKHRNDIQHLETASITLPDGRSLPLSEFADINYTKGPAKISRDNTKRRIVVGINVRNRDLESVVNDVREVINKEINLPPGYTISYGGQFENLQAASQRLKIAVPIALVLIFILLYFAFNSVKEALMIYSAIPLAAIGGVLLLYLRGMPFSISAGVGFIALFGIAVLNGIVLIEEFKELKAHGMSNIHKRILTGTRNRLRPVLLTASAAALGFLPMAISGSAGAEVQRPLATVVVGGLVTATLLTLVVLPVLYAWFDTKQQFKPFKAKKIGALLVLLLPVIGMSQQKTVSLEQAIDMALENNHGIRAAQQKVKQAEHLEGNAFNLEKPQVYYQYDENNIAENGEALRVFGVSQQMRFPTIYGTRRKALKQESAMAQQAYYIQERLLKKEVSTAYMQIVYQQQLIDQYTYLDSLYKAFAKAATRKFELGATNMLEQLTAETKQKEVSILLTQCLKEHEKSILELRKLLQTEEAVTALETDMMRLEYEKTDSLSHPGINYYREKQRLSALELSMERQNLLPDIEVSFFQGTNSLAGAKTYRGFQAGVTVPLWFFNQSSKIKAAKAQKDISDHEIQDYQARLQSRDEKLKADLEKYNHILSYYQETGKKMADQLTLSASKAYKSGEIDFLQYVQLLENARDIEIKRLETLYNYNKTVLELNYITE
- a CDS encoding sensor histidine kinase: MNLSFKNRIALHYMIATAVIMLIIFSVIFFVVRSTVYHNLDSDLAYEAHRHTDEIIIVGDSLKFINKLEWEEKEHKEVQVNPVFLQIIDKEGKLMDKSPNLKHESLAYRNHATSRDHINAELHNQAIRQVQIPIEQNGETKGYILAAMSMESSKMVILKLKNVLIFSFLTVLIGLYFISRYLAGRSILPISEISNTTKRITKNNLNERVNLPQHKDELYELSANFNELLQRIENAIERERQFTSDASHELRTPLAALRGTLEVLIRKERTHDQYVEKVQYSLKEINRMSETIDQLLLLARIDSGKSLDAGMEVSLPTVIDEILMRNKQLIQEKNLHIHVDFNPELELHTPQYYTMLIMENVIHNAIKYSNSEQAINIRIHQKNSEIICTVQDQGIGIKKDDMDKLFNSFFRSDALNHKDIKGNGLGLSIVKKAADAIQAKINIKSELHHGTTFTIVF